In a genomic window of Magnolia sinica isolate HGM2019 chromosome 16, MsV1, whole genome shotgun sequence:
- the LOC131229853 gene encoding serine/arginine-rich splicing factor SC35-like, giving the protein MEEGERESRWEQVSSRRNRIRQPPFTIFVANLTFDTSEDDLIWIFNRYGKLVGVHLPRDHVRRRSKGYAFVTFYYEQEAYNVANYLHGRRIDGRIVSLAWAKSSREKGSRGRRPSSGRNQRTAPARYQRADTQKSYAAATRAFHPSGKTTPIPSETRPLDECAKPIIIEIDPQQVD; this is encoded by the coding sequence ATGGAGGAAGGGGAAAGGGAGAGTCGCTGGGAGCAAGTTTCGTCTAGGAGAAATCGCATTAGGCAACCCCCGTTCACCATCTTCGTTGCGAATCTTACCTTTGACACTTCAGAAGATGATCTAATCTGGATTTTCAACAGGTATGGGAAGTTAGTGGGAGTGCATCTTCCCCGGGATCATGTTCGTAGGAGATCCAAAGGGTATGCATTTGTGACTTTCTACTATGAGCAAGAGGCTTATAATGTAGCCAACTACCTCCATGGGAGGAGAATAGACGGTCGGATTGTATCGCTTGCCTGGGCCAAGAGCTCTAGGGAAAAAGGGAGCCGGGGTAGGAGGCCTAGCTCTGGTCGGAATCAGCGAACTGCCCCTGCTCGGTATCAGAGAGCTGATACTCAAAAGTCGTATGCGGCAGCTACAAGGGCATTCCACCCTTCAGGCAAGACTACTCCTATTCCTTCAGAGACTCGTCCGCTAGATGAGTGCGCCAAGCCTATCATCATTGAAATAGATCCTCAGCAGGTTGATTAG